The following are encoded together in the Oncorhynchus gorbuscha isolate QuinsamMale2020 ecotype Even-year linkage group LG03, OgorEven_v1.0, whole genome shotgun sequence genome:
- the LOC124031441 gene encoding LOW QUALITY PROTEIN: dolichyl-diphosphooligosaccharide--protein glycosyltransferase subunit 1-like (The sequence of the model RefSeq protein was modified relative to this genomic sequence to represent the inferred CDS: deleted 1 base in 1 codon) yields the protein MARNIHFFAAPIYLLLITVLCYRVAADGLVNEEVKRTVDLSTHLAKITAEILLSNQGDSAVHNFILAVEPDLPPHLAYVGASVKGDEEEDAMLELKQTTIQGQSGEFYKVQLPSSLGVGAKLRVKVETVLSHILRPFPTHITQAERQLVVFQGNHYLYSPYPTRSQTTRVRLASKTVESYTKLGNPSKSDEAIEYGPFRDVAPFSEDAMKVHYENNTPFLTISSITRIIEVSHWGNIAVEETIDMRHTGAFLKGPFSRYDYQRQSDSGISSVKSFKTILPASAQDVYYRDEIGNISTSHLQILEESVEVEVRPRFPLFGGWKTHYIIGYNLPSYEYLYTLGDQYALKMRLVDHVYDDQVIDSLTVKLILPEGARNIHVETPYPIDRIPDQLHYTYLDTFGRPVLVASKNNLVEQHIQDIVVHYTFNKILMLQEPLLVVGAFYILFFTVIIYVRLDFSITKDPAAEVRMKVASITEQVLTLVNKRLGLYRHMDEVVNRYKQSRDTGALNSGRKTLEADHRTLTNDISSLQARLKTEGSDLADKVGEVQKLDGQVKDLVGRSCQEAERLVAGKVKKEAYIDNEKTLASKRLELVTRIDSLLDTL from the exons ATGGCGCGAAACATCCACTTCTTCGCCGCACCCATTTATCTGCTCCTTATCACTGTACTGTGTTATCGAGTGGCTGCGGACGGGCTGGTGAACGAGGAGGTGAAACGAACGGTGGACCTGAGCACGCACCTTGCTAAGATAACAGCAGAGATTCTTCTGTCAAATCAGGGAGACTCGGCGGTACATAACTTTATCTTGGCGGTAGAGCCCGACCTG CCCCCCCACCTCGCTTATGTCGGTGCATCG GTGAAgggtgatgaagaggaggatgccATGCTTGAGCTCAAGCAAACAACAATCCAAGGTCAAAG TGGGGAGTTTTACAAGGTGCAGTTACCCTCCAGTCTGGGTGTGGGTGCTAAGCTGCGGGTGAAGGTGGAGACTGTCCTGAGCCACATCCTGAGGCCCTTCCCCACCCACATCACCCAGGCTGAGCGTCAGCTGGTGGTGTTCCAGGGTAACCACTACCTGTACTCCCCCTACCCCACCCGCAGCCAGACCACCCGCGTCCGCCTTGCTTCTAAGACTGTGGAGAGCTACACCAAGCTGGGCAACCCCAGCAAGAGCGATGAAGCTATTGAGTATGGCCCCTTCCGTGATGTCGCCCCTTTCAGCGAG GATGCCATGAAGGTCCATTATGAGAACAACACACCCTTCCTCACCATTAGCAGCATCACCCGCATCATCGAAGTGTCCCATTGGGGAAACATTGCTGTGGAAGAGACCATTGACATGAGGCACACAGGTGCATTCCTGAAAGGGCCTTTCTCCCGTTATGACTACCAGCGTCAGTCTGACAGTGGCATCTCATCAGTTAAATCCTTTAAG ACCATCCTTCCTGCCTCAGCCCAGGATGTGTACTACCGGGATGAGATCGGCAACATATCCACCTCCCACCTACAGATTCTGGAAGAATCTGTGGAGGTGGAGGTTCGGCCCCGCTTCCCTCTGTTTGGTGGCTGGAAGACCCACTACATTATCGGCTACAATCTGCCCAGCTATGAGTACCTCTACACTCTGG GGGATCAGTATGCTCTGAAGATGAGGCTGGTTGACCATGTATATGATGACCAAGTCATCGACTCCCTCACTGTTAAACTCATACTGCCAGAAGGCGCCAG GAACATCCATGTGGAAACCCCCTACCCCATTGACCGCATTCCAGACCAGCTGCACTACACCTACCTGGACACCTTTGGTCGACCTGTGCTGGTGGCTTCTAAGAACAATCTGGTGGAGCAGCACATCCAGGATATAGTG GTGCATTATACCTTCAATAAGATCCTGATGCTGCAGGAGCCTCTATTGGTGGTGGGGGCCTTCTACATCCTCTTCTTCACAGTCATCATCTACGTGCGCCTGGACTTCTCCATCACGAAG GACCCTGCTGCAGAGGTTCGTATGAAGGTGGCCTCCATCACAGAGCAGGTCCTGACTCTGGTCAACAAGCGTTTAGGGCTGTACCGCCACATGGATGAGGTGGTGAATCGCTATAAGCAATCCCGAGACACGGGGGCCCTGAACAGCGGCCGCAAGACCCTGGAGGCCGACCACCGCACCCTCACCAACGACATTAGCTCCCTGCAGGCCCGCCTCAAAACAGAGGGCTCCGACCTCGCagataag GTGGGTGAGGTGCAGAAGCTGGACGGCCAGGTGAAGGACCTGGTGGGTCGCTCCTGTCAAGAGGCTGAGCGCCTGGTGGCAGGCAAGGTGAAGAAGGAGGCCTACATCGACAACGAGAAGACCCTTGCTAGCAAGAGACTGGAGCTGGTGACGCGCATCGACAGTCTGCTGGACACCCTGTAA